The genomic region GTTGACGACGATCCGCTCGGTGGTGGCCGCCTGCGCCGGCAACCCCGCGCAGAGGATCCAAATGCCCGACAGCATGCAGACCAGAAGGCCGATCAAGGCAATTCCGGGGCGCAAAGGGCTGGCTTCCTGCCGTTGTGCCGTCATAGTTGCTGCGGATAACATCCGAGTCGAGGGGACATCCGGCGCAACCTAGAGCCGCGCCTGTTGGCGCCAGGTTAAGGAAGCGACCGGATTCGATACCAGGGGTTCTTTTATGACTTTCGCATCACGCCTTGCCGCAGTCGCGCTTGCCGCGATGGTCGGGTGGATCAGTCCGGCTTCCGCCCAGCAGCCGCCGCCGCCCGACTTGCCGCCGCCGCAGCGGACCCAGACGCCCAGCACCTATGGGCCGGACGAACTCGTGAACGCCGGGCATCGCTTCTTCGGCAACGTCTCGCGCGGTCTCGCCTCGATCATCGAGAAGGCGGTCAGCCAATGGGGCCTGCCCAACGGCTATATCCTCGGTGAGGAAGGGTCCGGCGCTTTCGTCGCCGGCCTGCGCTACGGCGAAGGCACGCTCTACACCAAGAACGCAGGTGACCTCAGGGTCTACTGGCAGGGTCCCTCGCTCGGCTTCGACTGGGGTGGCGACGGCGCGCGCACCATGACGCTGGTCTATAATCTGCCCGCCACCAACGCGATCTACCAGCGCTTCGCCGGCCTCGACGGCTCGGCCTACATCATCGGCGGCTTCGGCATGACGGCGCTCACCGCCAACAACATCGTGCTGGTGCCGATCCGCTCGGGCCTCGGCCTGCGGCTGGGAGCCAATATCGGCTATTTGAAATTCACCCCGCGCGCGACCTGGAACCCGTTCTAGCGTTCCGCTTTCCCCTCCGGCGACGGATCAAGGTTAACGAC from Bradyrhizobium lupini harbors:
- a CDS encoding DUF1134 domain-containing protein, translating into MTFASRLAAVALAAMVGWISPASAQQPPPPDLPPPQRTQTPSTYGPDELVNAGHRFFGNVSRGLASIIEKAVSQWGLPNGYILGEEGSGAFVAGLRYGEGTLYTKNAGDLRVYWQGPSLGFDWGGDGARTMTLVYNLPATNAIYQRFAGLDGSAYIIGGFGMTALTANNIVLVPIRSGLGLRLGANIGYLKFTPRATWNPF